The Sulfurihydrogenibium sp. YO3AOP1 genome has a window encoding:
- a CDS encoding LapA family protein encodes MLSKIRLILWLFILLLTGYFVAMNNISVTVNLLPGYQTVPLPLSIIILMSIIVGAILAILIAFGDWIRFKIEISRLKKQLEICEKEKESLKMNSSKESE; translated from the coding sequence ATGTTAAGTAAAATTAGACTCATTTTATGGTTATTTATTCTGTTATTAACAGGATACTTTGTAGCAATGAATAATATCTCTGTTACTGTTAATTTACTTCCAGGTTATCAAACAGTACCACTTCCTTTGTCTATAATTATTCTTATGAGTATTATTGTTGGAGCTATACTTGCTATTTTAATAGCATTTGGAGATTGGATTAGATTTAAGATTGAAATTTCAAGATTAAAAAAACAGCTTGAAATTTGTGAAAAAGAAAAAGAAAGCTTAAAAATGAATTCTTCAAAAGAGTCTGAGTAA
- a CDS encoding class I SAM-dependent methyltransferase encodes MENYSQIQEVFNKHIKNYDKWYEKNKYVYLSEIEALKKAIPQGKKGLEIGVGSGRFAAVLGIEYGIDPSEEMLKIAQKRGIKTFLGYGEKLPFNDEEFDFVAIIITICFVRNPEKVIKEAKRVLKIGGKLIIGIIDKNSRLGQFYLEKKKQGHLFYKYANFYSVDEIVKMLEKYGFGNFKFYQTIFKPKEEFKEVEMPKEGYGEGSFVVISAERL; translated from the coding sequence ATGGAAAATTATTCACAAATACAAGAAGTTTTTAATAAGCATATTAAAAATTATGATAAATGGTATGAAAAAAACAAATATGTCTATCTTTCTGAAATAGAAGCTCTTAAGAAAGCTATTCCTCAAGGTAAGAAAGGACTTGAAATAGGAGTAGGATCGGGCAGATTTGCTGCGGTTTTAGGCATTGAGTATGGAATAGACCCATCGGAAGAAATGTTAAAAATTGCTCAAAAAAGAGGAATTAAAACATTTTTAGGTTATGGTGAAAAATTACCGTTTAATGATGAGGAATTTGATTTTGTAGCCATTATCATAACAATTTGCTTTGTAAGAAATCCTGAAAAAGTTATAAAAGAAGCTAAAAGAGTATTAAAAATTGGCGGAAAACTAATTATTGGAATCATAGATAAAAATAGCCGTTTAGGTCAGTTTTATCTTGAAAAGAAAAAGCAAGGACATTTATTTTATAAATACGCTAATTTTTATTCTGTTGATGAAATTGTCAAAATGTTAGAAAAATATGGTTTTGGAAATTTTAAATTTTATCAAACGATTTTTAAGCCAAAAGAAGAATTTAAAGAAGTAGAAATGCCAAAAGAAGGATATGGCGAAGGAAGTTTTGTTGTTATATCTGCTGAGAGGTTATAA